AAGTCGAGCTCACAAGGCGGCACCTGCGCATCGCAATCCATGAGATACTGGGTTCGTTCTGCGCGGCGTAACAAATCCACCTGTGGGGCCAGAAAGTAGGACCAACCCAGGTGAGTATGGAAATCCACTACCGGTGGCAGGTCGATCGTGATGGCCAATCGCCCGTCTTTTGTGAGTTTGAAATAGTCCAAGCGCGCGAGATCGCGGTAGCCCTCGAAGACCAAGGGACCGAACGGGCCACTGCCGGAACGGAGCAATTCGTTCGCTTCCTGCTGGCGCAGTCTTTCGCGGTCCTCTTCGCTGTAGTCGTGCGGGCCAGGCGAACAAGCGCCAAGGGCAAGGGTGGCGCACAAACGTAAAAAACTCCGTCGGTTGAAGGGCATGAATGACGCTTGTACACGAACGCATCAGGGCGGAGAAGGCAGGGTTTCCCAAAGGTCCCTAGTGCGTTAGGCAAGGCGCTCATGGTTCTCGCGGAAACATCCGACGTCGCGAAATGGATGCAGGAATTCTGGCAGGACGCCATTTTGCCGACTCTGTGCGACTATATTCGGATCCCGAACCAGTCACCGGCTTTCGACCCAGAGTGGCAGCGAAACGGCTTACTCGATCAAGCTGTGGATCTGGTGGCAAATTGGGTTCGGCAGCGTGCCCTAACCGGAGTCGTTGTCGAGGTTGTGCGACTACCGGGTCGCACGCCTCTGCTCTTGATCGAAGCTCCCGGCGACGCCGAAGGCACCGTACTTTTGTACGGGCATGTGGACAAGCAGCCACCGTTCGAGGGATGGGAAGCTGGGCTGGACCCCTTCCGTCCGGTCATTCGTGGAGAACGCTTGTACGGGCGAGGCAGTGCAGACGACGGTTACGCTGCGTTTGCGGTTGCCGCAGCTCTAGAGTACATGGCCGCGCATCGGCTGCCGCGGCCGCGTTGTGTGGTGATGATCGAGGCGTGCGAGGAAAGCGGCAGCGGCGACTTGCCCGCATATCTCGAACTGCTGCACGACCGCATCGGCGTTCCCGACTTGGTGGTGGCCCTCGATTCGGGTTGTGGGGACTACGAGCGGCTTTGGGTAACCGTGTCGCTGCGCGGCCTCGTGAATGGTGTGTTGAGCGTCGCGGTGCTGGAACATGGCATTCATTCCGGTGCCGCAAGCGGCGTGGTCCCTTCGTCCTTTCGAATCGCCCGCACTCTCCTATCGCGGGTCGAGGACGAACGCTCTGGAGACATTCTTCTGCGGGAACTTTGGGCCCCGATCCCCGACGAGCGCCGCGCCGAAGCGGAGCAGATGGCGGCGGTCCTGGGGCCGAAATTTTTGGAAGGCATTCCATTCCTGCCTGGGGTGCAGCCGGTTCGGGAAGATTTGGCGGAACTTCTGCTCAATCGAACGTGGCGTCCTCAGTTGGAGGTGACCGGAGCGGCTGGGTTGCCTGCACCAGGATCTGCGGGGAATGTGCTGCGTCCAGTTACGCAATTAAAACTCTCGTTTCGCCTTCCACCGGGTGTGGATGGCGAGGTGGCAGCCCAACACCTAAAGGCTGCGCTGGAGGACAGCCCTCCATACGGCGCGCACGTGCGGTTCGACTTCCTGGAAGCAGCCACGGGCTGGAGCGCGCCACCATGGAACGAGCGGCTCAGTCGTTGCGTTCGTCAAGCTTCAGAACGTTACTTCGGTTTACCGCCTTGTTTCATGGGTGAGGGAGGCACGATTCCGTTCATGGCGATACTAGGGCGAATGTTTCCCGCCGCCCAGTTTCTCGTCACCGGGGTTTTGGGCCCTCACTCCAACGCTCACGGCCCCAACGAGTTCTTGCATCTGCCTACGGCCTGGCGGCTCAGCGCGGTTTTAGTGGATGTCC
This genomic interval from Candidatus Binatia bacterium contains the following:
- the dapE gene encoding succinyl-diaminopimelate desuccinylase, encoding MVLAETSDVAKWMQEFWQDAILPTLCDYIRIPNQSPAFDPEWQRNGLLDQAVDLVANWVRQRALTGVVVEVVRLPGRTPLLLIEAPGDAEGTVLLYGHVDKQPPFEGWEAGLDPFRPVIRGERLYGRGSADDGYAAFAVAAALEYMAAHRLPRPRCVVMIEACEESGSGDLPAYLELLHDRIGVPDLVVALDSGCGDYERLWVTVSLRGLVNGVLSVAVLEHGIHSGAASGVVPSSFRIARTLLSRVEDERSGDILLRELWAPIPDERRAEAEQMAAVLGPKFLEGIPFLPGVQPVREDLAELLLNRTWRPQLEVTGAAGLPAPGSAGNVLRPVTQLKLSFRLPPGVDGEVAAQHLKAALEDSPPYGAHVRFDFLEAATGWSAPPWNERLSRCVRQASERYFGLPPCFMGEGGTIPFMAILGRMFPAAQFLVTGVLGPHSNAHGPNEFLHLPTAWRLSAVLVDVLQHIAGGSSFE